The Dehalogenimonas sp. 4OHTPN genome window below encodes:
- a CDS encoding Fe-S-containing hydro-lyase, translating to MNEWRRIRLPMPAETIAELKAGDRVLLSGTIYAARDAAHKRFIEALDSGDSLPIDLSTAVIYYMGPSPARPGQIIGSCGPTTSARMDKYTPRLVEEGLRVMVGKGERSPQVAEAIKQHGAVYLITIGGAGALLSLRVKSAEVIAYPDLGAEAVFKLEVEHFPAVVAIDAQGSDQFKIGQARYRIK from the coding sequence GTGAACGAGTGGCGCAGGATAAGACTGCCCATGCCGGCCGAAACTATCGCCGAGCTTAAAGCCGGCGACAGAGTGCTGCTCTCCGGCACCATTTACGCCGCCCGCGACGCGGCGCACAAACGCTTCATCGAGGCTCTCGACAGCGGTGATAGCCTGCCGATTGATCTTTCAACGGCGGTGATTTATTACATGGGACCTTCGCCGGCCCGTCCGGGACAGATCATCGGTTCTTGCGGCCCGACGACTTCAGCCCGCATGGACAAATACACGCCGCGCCTTGTTGAAGAAGGCCTCCGGGTAATGGTGGGCAAAGGCGAACGCTCGCCGCAGGTCGCCGAAGCCATTAAACAACACGGCGCCGTGTATCTGATAACCATCGGCGGCGCCGGGGCGCTGCTCTCCCTGAGAGTGAAATCGGCAGAGGTTATAGCTTACCCTGACCTCGGCGCCGAGGCGGTGTTCAAGCTTGAAGTGGAGCATTTTCCGGCTGTTGTCGCCATTGACGCCCAGGGCAGCGACCAGTTCAAAATCGGGCAGGCTCGTTATCGCATCAAATAG
- a CDS encoding 3-isopropylmalate dehydratase large subunit: MGKTLAEKILSMKTGLDVKPGDIVVSPVDWALVQDTTGPLTVREFLSLGLPKLANPTHTILFIDHAAPSPQKQLSCDHTFLRKFAKDYGAVLSDVGEGVCHQIMAERYACPGDVIVGADSHTVTAGGLGAFATGMGSSDVAAAFGLGKTWFRVPETYFIRLTGKLQPRVTAKDVILHLIGMIGADGATYKSLEFGGPGVAAMPVTDRLTIANMAVEAGAKVGLFPSDDATLEYLTQQGRSKDHIRLFADEDAVYERVIDIDLAALEPTVAKPHTVDNTAAVGELKGMKVDQVFIGTCTNGRLEDLKLAADILRGKRRNPATRLLVAPASPQVMLAGMRMGYIQDLVQAGATILPPGCAGCLGVHQGVLGDGETCLSTANRNFLGRMGNPEGLIYLSSTPTAAASAVTGVITDPREVA, translated from the coding sequence ATGGGTAAAACTTTAGCTGAAAAAATTCTCTCGATGAAAACCGGTCTTGATGTTAAGCCCGGAGACATCGTCGTGTCGCCGGTTGATTGGGCTTTAGTTCAGGACACCACCGGGCCGTTGACGGTCCGCGAGTTCTTAAGCCTCGGCCTGCCGAAACTGGCCAACCCGACGCACACCATCCTCTTTATTGATCACGCTGCGCCGTCGCCGCAGAAGCAACTCTCCTGCGACCACACTTTTCTGCGCAAGTTCGCCAAAGATTACGGTGCGGTGCTGTCCGATGTCGGCGAAGGCGTTTGCCATCAGATCATGGCCGAAAGGTACGCCTGTCCCGGCGATGTCATCGTCGGCGCCGATTCGCACACTGTCACCGCCGGCGGCCTCGGCGCCTTCGCCACCGGCATGGGTTCGTCGGATGTGGCCGCGGCTTTCGGCCTGGGCAAAACCTGGTTCCGGGTGCCGGAGACCTACTTCATCCGTCTAACCGGGAAATTGCAGCCCAGGGTCACCGCCAAGGATGTTATCCTGCATCTAATCGGCATGATCGGCGCTGACGGGGCGACCTACAAATCGCTGGAGTTCGGCGGCCCGGGGGTCGCTGCCATGCCGGTGACCGACCGGCTCACCATCGCCAACATGGCCGTTGAGGCCGGCGCCAAGGTCGGCCTGTTCCCGTCAGACGACGCGACCCTGGAATATCTCACCCAGCAGGGCCGGTCTAAAGACCACATCCGCCTCTTTGCGGATGAGGACGCGGTCTACGAGCGTGTTATCGACATCGATCTTGCGGCTCTCGAGCCGACCGTTGCCAAGCCGCATACCGTTGATAACACCGCCGCTGTCGGGGAGCTGAAGGGTATGAAAGTTGATCAGGTCTTTATCGGCACCTGCACCAACGGCCGCCTCGAAGATCTGAAACTGGCCGCCGATATCCTGCGCGGCAAGCGCCGCAACCCGGCCACCCGCCTTTTGGTGGCTCCCGCCTCCCCTCAGGTAATGCTTGCCGGGATGAGGATGGGCTACATCCAGGATCTGGTTCAGGCTGGGGCGACGATTCTGCCTCCAGGTTGCGCCGGTTGCCTGGGCGTTCATCAGGGCGTACTGGGCGACGGCGAGACCTGCCTGTCTACCGCCAACCGCAATTTCCTGGGCCGCATGGGCAATCCTGAAGGACTGATATATCTTTCCAGCACGCCGACAGCCGCCGCCTCGGCCGTCACCGGCGTCATCACCGACCCGCGGGAGGTTGCATAA
- a CDS encoding isocitrate/isopropylmalate dehydrogenase family protein encodes MIHNVTLIPGDGIGPEISDATRRVLEATGVNFNWEVVHAGVDVIAQYGTPLPDNVLDSIRKNKVAIKGPITTPVGSGFRSVNVAIRKALDLYTCLRPCKSFRGVPSRYEDVDLVIVRENMEDLYAGIEFERGTDWAEKLKQMLRDKGEKQIRDDAGFSIKMISETGTRRIVKYAFEYARRYGRKKVTAVHKANILKFSDGLFLAVARDVATAYPDIEFEDRIVDNMTMQLVRNPQQFDVIACPNLYGDILSDLCAGLIGGLGVAPGGNIGDDFAVFEPTHGSAPKYKGLNKVNPMAMMLSGVLMLRHLNETFAADRLETAIAAVIAEGKSVTYDLAAPGATPVGTSQVADAVIEKLR; translated from the coding sequence ATGATTCACAACGTAACCCTCATCCCCGGCGACGGCATCGGCCCGGAAATATCGGACGCCACCCGCCGCGTCCTTGAAGCCACCGGGGTCAATTTCAACTGGGAAGTGGTGCATGCAGGCGTTGATGTCATCGCCCAATACGGCACGCCGCTGCCGGACAACGTTTTGGACTCCATCAGGAAGAATAAAGTAGCCATCAAAGGTCCCATTACCACCCCCGTCGGCTCCGGCTTTCGCAGTGTCAACGTCGCCATTCGTAAAGCCCTCGACCTCTACACCTGCCTGCGGCCCTGCAAGAGCTTCAGGGGCGTGCCGTCGCGCTACGAGGACGTGGACCTGGTCATCGTCCGCGAGAACATGGAAGACCTCTACGCCGGCATAGAGTTCGAGCGCGGCACCGACTGGGCCGAGAAATTGAAGCAGATGCTCCGCGACAAGGGCGAGAAGCAGATCCGCGACGACGCCGGTTTCTCTATCAAGATGATCTCCGAGACCGGCACCCGCCGCATCGTCAAGTACGCCTTCGAGTATGCCCGCCGCTACGGCCGCAAGAAGGTCACCGCGGTGCACAAGGCCAATATCCTGAAATTTTCCGACGGCCTGTTCCTGGCGGTGGCCCGCGACGTGGCGACCGCTTATCCCGACATCGAATTCGAGGACCGCATCGTGGACAACATGACCATGCAGCTTGTCCGGAATCCGCAGCAGTTCGATGTCATTGCCTGTCCTAACCTCTATGGCGACATCCTGTCTGATTTATGCGCCGGGCTGATTGGCGGGCTGGGCGTCGCTCCCGGCGGCAACATCGGCGATGACTTCGCCGTCTTCGAACCAACCCACGGTTCGGCCCCCAAGTACAAGGGCTTGAACAAGGTCAATCCCATGGCTATGATGCTCTCCGGCGTGCTGATGCTCCGGCACCTCAACGAGACCTTCGCGGCTGACCGGCTGGAAACAGCCATCGCCGCCGTCATCGCCGAAGGCAAATCCGTCACTTACGACCTGGCTGCCCCGGGCGCAACCCCGGTCGGGACGTCTCAGGTGGCCGACGCTGTCATCGAAAAACTGCGCTAG
- a CDS encoding 3-isopropylmalate dehydratase small subunit, with product MLKGKAFKFGDNISTDLIAPGRLVHLRSNLSELAKHVLEDADPTFSSRVKRGDFVVGGSNFGLGSSREHAPVIIKMAGVSAVLAKSVARIFFRNAINVGLPVLVCDTDRIDEGDELEVDLAAGVIFDKTNGRTLTFGKIPDAMLAILNEGGLMPYIKKHGDFKL from the coding sequence ATGCTCAAGGGTAAAGCCTTCAAATTCGGCGATAACATTTCCACCGACCTGATCGCCCCCGGCCGCCTCGTTCATCTCCGCAGCAACCTGTCGGAGCTGGCCAAGCATGTCCTCGAAGATGCCGACCCGACCTTCTCTTCGAGGGTCAAGCGGGGCGATTTCGTCGTCGGCGGCAGCAATTTCGGCCTGGGCTCAAGCCGTGAGCACGCCCCGGTCATCATCAAGATGGCTGGAGTTTCGGCGGTGTTAGCCAAGTCCGTCGCCCGCATCTTTTTCCGCAACGCCATCAACGTCGGCCTGCCGGTGCTGGTGTGCGACACCGACAGGATTGACGAGGGCGACGAGCTTGAGGTAGATCTGGCGGCGGGCGTCATCTTTGATAAGACCAACGGCCGGACCCTTACCTTCGGCAAGATACCGGACGCTATGCTGGCCATCCTGAACGAGGGCGGCTTGATGCCCTACATCAAGAAGCACGGCGATTTCAAGCTATAG
- a CDS encoding AzlD domain-containing protein yields the protein MRPEMLLLFLGMAAVTFLPRFLPMALVSRLTIPDRAKVFLEYVPVAVLSALVFPAVFAGDGGEVGAEPRLLLSAAAVLLFAWKVRNLFGSVVLGMAAYWALGLLPGLS from the coding sequence ATGCGGCCTGAAATGCTGCTGCTATTTCTGGGAATGGCGGCGGTGACTTTTCTGCCGCGGTTCCTGCCGATGGCCCTGGTGAGCCGCCTGACGATACCGGACCGGGCAAAGGTCTTTTTGGAGTACGTGCCGGTGGCGGTACTGTCAGCGCTGGTCTTCCCGGCGGTCTTCGCCGGCGACGGCGGAGAGGTCGGCGCCGAGCCTCGGCTGTTACTTTCCGCCGCGGCTGTGCTTTTGTTCGCCTGGAAGGTTAGAAACCTCTTCGGGTCGGTGGTGCTGGGGATGGCGGCCTACTGGGCGCTGGGGCTTCTCCCCGGGTTATCGTAA
- a CDS encoding N-acetyltransferase translates to MKVEKATIKDVPQIHKLVNSFAERGAMLARPLSEIYENIRDFFVVRENGSVVACAALHISWADLAEVKSLAVESSHQRQKFGSALVKACLKEARELGISTVFCLTYQPVFFSTCGFKEVEKKELPHKVWGECYRCPKFPDCDESAMTFSIPAAVNA, encoded by the coding sequence ATGAAAGTTGAAAAAGCCACCATCAAGGACGTACCCCAGATACATAAGCTGGTCAATTCCTTCGCCGAGAGGGGCGCCATGCTGGCGCGGCCGCTTTCGGAGATCTATGAAAATATCCGCGATTTCTTCGTGGTGCGTGAAAACGGCAGCGTCGTAGCCTGCGCCGCGCTGCACATCTCCTGGGCCGACCTGGCCGAGGTCAAGTCGCTGGCGGTCGAATCATCCCACCAGCGGCAGAAATTCGGCAGCGCCCTGGTCAAGGCCTGCCTCAAGGAAGCCCGGGAACTGGGCATCAGCACCGTGTTCTGCCTGACCTACCAGCCGGTGTTCTTCTCCACCTGCGGCTTCAAAGAGGTTGAAAAGAAGGAACTGCCGCACAAGGTTTGGGGCGAGTGCTACCGCTGCCCGAAATTCCCCGACTGCGATGAAAGCGCCATGACCTTCAGCATCCCGGCGGCGGTCAATGCCTGA
- the mdh gene encoding malate dehydrogenase has product MKITVVGAGNVGATLAQRLIEKDFGDVALVDVVEGIPQGKALDLRQSANVLGFTHKLVGSNSYDVTAGSDIIVITAGIARKPGMTRDELIGINAKIVREVVEKSLAVSPNAVFIIVTNPVDAMTYLALKVSGLPRQRVFGLSGVLDGGRLAAFITEDLGVDARDVSPCVMGEHGGSMVVYPRFTTVKGKPLSELVDEAKQKALAERTVDGGAEIVGFLKTGSAFYAPSASIAHMVNAVVADSGTRMNCAACLDGEYGLSDVVLGVPVRLGRRGIQDIIELPLNAEESAALNASAEAVRKMIAALNL; this is encoded by the coding sequence ATGAAAATCACCGTCGTCGGCGCCGGCAATGTCGGCGCCACCCTGGCCCAGCGCCTCATCGAGAAAGATTTTGGCGACGTCGCCCTGGTGGACGTCGTTGAGGGTATTCCCCAGGGCAAGGCCCTCGACCTGCGGCAGTCGGCCAACGTTTTGGGCTTCACCCATAAGCTGGTCGGCTCGAACTCCTACGATGTGACCGCCGGCTCCGACATCATTGTCATCACCGCCGGCATCGCCCGCAAGCCGGGGATGACCCGCGACGAGCTTATCGGCATCAACGCCAAAATCGTCCGCGAGGTGGTGGAGAAATCGCTGGCAGTGTCCCCTAACGCCGTTTTTATCATCGTCACCAACCCGGTTGACGCCATGACGTATCTGGCTTTAAAGGTCTCCGGCCTGCCGCGGCAGCGCGTCTTCGGCCTGTCCGGCGTCCTCGACGGCGGCCGCCTCGCCGCCTTCATTACCGAAGACTTGGGTGTAGATGCCCGCGATGTTTCACCCTGCGTGATGGGCGAACACGGCGGCAGCATGGTGGTCTATCCCAGGTTCACGACGGTCAAAGGCAAGCCCCTTTCCGAACTCGTTGACGAGGCCAAACAAAAAGCCCTGGCTGAGCGCACCGTCGACGGCGGCGCCGAGATCGTCGGCTTCCTGAAGACCGGCTCAGCTTTTTATGCTCCTTCGGCTTCTATTGCTCACATGGTTAATGCCGTCGTCGCCGATTCCGGCACCCGGATGAACTGTGCCGCCTGCCTGGACGGCGAGTACGGCCTGTCGGACGTGGTTCTTGGCGTTCCGGTGAGGCTGGGCCGCCGCGGCATACAAGATATCATCGAGCTGCCGCTTAACGCCGAAGAATCGGCAGCCCTCAATGCCTCCGCCGAGGCGGTCAGGAAGATGATCGCCGCGCTCAACCTGTAA
- a CDS encoding GNAT family N-acetyltransferase, whose protein sequence is MADLSVTFIEGFRPGYLGRMIQMQGEYYDVAWARPGVSFEVTMARQMCDFHDTYAEGRDLLLSAHTDRLLVGCIAVVGAPAERPGARLRWFHVDPACQGRGIGRELLTRALDFCRRAGHKTAWLWTMDGLDAARRLYDSCGFRPAVDVASSLPFHGVTLELFID, encoded by the coding sequence ATGGCTGATTTATCTGTGACATTCATCGAAGGCTTCCGCCCGGGGTATCTCGGCCGCATGATCCAGATGCAGGGCGAATACTATGATGTCGCCTGGGCGCGGCCCGGCGTTTCCTTCGAGGTGACGATGGCCCGCCAGATGTGCGACTTCCACGACACCTACGCCGAAGGCCGCGACCTGCTGCTTTCAGCGCACACCGATCGCCTGCTCGTCGGCTGCATAGCCGTCGTCGGCGCCCCGGCGGAGCGTCCCGGCGCCCGGCTGCGCTGGTTCCATGTGGATCCGGCCTGCCAGGGCCGCGGCATCGGGCGGGAACTGCTGACCCGCGCCCTGGACTTTTGCCGCCGGGCGGGACACAAGACCGCCTGGCTGTGGACCATGGACGGCCTGGACGCCGCCCGCCGCCTCTATGACAGCTGCGGTTTCAGGCCGGCCGTCGATGTTGCCTCGTCGCTGCCCTTCCACGGCGTTACCTTAGAGCTTTTCATTGACTAG
- a CDS encoding FmdB family zinc ribbon protein, translating to MPTYEYDCPTCQSKYEVTRKFSETGGGTCPKCGREGRRVYCAPYLVFKGPGFYVTDSRTEKDPELEHRQKEKEAAEKAEKAAAEPEAKKTEPDAGTGKPAPAESKSPAVPEK from the coding sequence ATGCCGACCTACGAATACGATTGCCCGACCTGCCAATCCAAATACGAAGTAACCCGCAAATTCAGCGAAACCGGCGGCGGCACCTGCCCAAAGTGCGGCCGCGAGGGGCGCAGGGTATACTGCGCGCCGTATCTGGTGTTCAAGGGCCCGGGCTTCTACGTTACGGACAGCCGCACCGAGAAAGATCCCGAACTGGAACACCGCCAGAAGGAAAAAGAAGCCGCCGAAAAAGCGGAAAAAGCGGCCGCGGAGCCGGAAGCCAAGAAGACCGAACCGGATGCCGGCACCGGCAAGCCCGCCCCGGCCGAGAGTAAAAGCCCGGCGGTGCCGGAAAAATAA
- a CDS encoding AzlC family ABC transporter permease, whose protein sequence is MTRDIRDGIKAALPVVLGYLPVGIAYGVLARAAGLSALETGAMSFFVFAGASQFIAVGMLASGAGVLPIILTTFAVNLRHLLMSSAIAPYFKGQSMNKLVPLSAFLTDESFAVAMHDTSKIAGRPTYLIALQATAYTAWLSGSVIGAVFGSLIDSASFGIPFAMTALFICLLVLQLKSRAHLAVALAAGGLALVFKGFMPNNLFILAAAAAAPLAGLWLSRRQPAPIEAEVKTDAA, encoded by the coding sequence TTGACTAGAGACATCCGCGACGGCATCAAGGCTGCCCTGCCTGTCGTTCTGGGCTACCTGCCGGTAGGCATCGCCTACGGCGTGCTAGCCCGCGCCGCCGGGCTGTCGGCGTTGGAGACCGGGGCGATGAGCTTTTTCGTCTTCGCCGGAGCGTCTCAGTTCATCGCCGTCGGCATGCTGGCTTCCGGCGCCGGCGTGCTGCCGATTATCCTGACCACCTTCGCCGTCAACCTGCGCCACCTGCTGATGAGCTCGGCCATCGCTCCGTATTTCAAGGGTCAGTCGATGAACAAACTCGTTCCTCTGTCCGCCTTCCTCACCGATGAATCCTTCGCCGTGGCCATGCATGACACGTCAAAGATCGCCGGCCGCCCGACCTACCTCATCGCCCTTCAGGCGACGGCCTACACCGCCTGGTTGTCCGGTTCGGTCATCGGCGCCGTGTTCGGATCACTCATCGACAGCGCCTCCTTCGGCATCCCTTTCGCCATGACGGCGCTCTTTATCTGCCTGCTGGTGCTCCAGCTCAAGAGCCGGGCTCATCTGGCGGTGGCTCTGGCCGCCGGGGGGCTGGCGCTTGTCTTCAAGGGTTTCATGCCCAACAATTTGTTCATCCTGGCCGCGGCGGCGGCTGCGCCGCTGGCCGGTCTGTGGCTGTCGCGGCGGCAGCCCGCTCCAATCGAGGCGGAGGTAAAAACCGATGCGGCCTGA
- a CDS encoding N-acetyltransferase has translation MTSGTGLVIRKERKKDFRVVENLIREAFWNRYIPGCSEHLVLHKLRKHADFIPELDLVAEKDGRITGQIVFSRAVIRDDRGEEKEVISFGPVSVLPEFQKLGIGSALIKHAIGLARDMGFAAVCIYGDPRYYSRFGFRCAEKYDIRTSDGKFAAALLALELRPGALKDTPGRFMESSAFAINESELLKFDTRFPPKEKAETESQREFMTLVSLRY, from the coding sequence ATGACATCAGGCACCGGTCTGGTCATAAGAAAAGAACGGAAAAAGGATTTCAGAGTAGTCGAAAACCTAATCCGCGAGGCGTTCTGGAACCGCTATATCCCGGGCTGCAGCGAACACCTGGTGCTCCATAAACTCAGAAAACACGCCGATTTCATACCCGAACTCGACCTTGTCGCCGAAAAGGACGGGAGGATCACGGGGCAGATCGTTTTCAGCCGGGCCGTCATCAGAGACGACCGGGGCGAAGAAAAAGAAGTCATCAGCTTCGGGCCGGTGAGCGTATTGCCGGAATTCCAGAAACTGGGCATCGGCAGCGCTTTGATAAAGCATGCCATCGGCCTGGCGCGGGACATGGGGTTTGCCGCCGTTTGCATCTACGGCGACCCGAGATATTACAGCCGTTTCGGCTTCAGGTGCGCCGAAAAGTACGATATCAGGACATCTGATGGCAAATTCGCCGCGGCCTTGCTGGCGCTGGAGCTGCGGCCGGGGGCATTAAAGGACACGCCGGGCCGGTTCATGGAAAGCTCCGCCTTTGCCATTAATGAATCTGAACTCTTGAAGTTCGACACCCGGTTCCCTCCAAAGGAAAAAGCTGAAACGGAGTCGCAGCGGGAATTCATGACTCTGGTCAGCCTCAGGTACTGA
- a CDS encoding histidine triad nucleotide-binding protein, which yields MSCIFCQIAAGTIPADILHKDDKVIAFRDIRPQAPTHVLIVPVKHIASLSDIRGDDFGLVAYVFDLANDLAHSEGISEKGYRVTVNSGKEGGQVVQHLHFHLLGGRQLSGELG from the coding sequence ATGAGCTGTATTTTTTGCCAGATCGCCGCCGGGACTATTCCGGCGGATATATTACATAAAGATGACAAGGTTATCGCCTTCCGTGATATCCGCCCCCAGGCCCCGACACACGTATTGATCGTGCCGGTGAAGCACATAGCCTCTTTAAGCGATATCCGCGGCGATGATTTCGGGCTGGTCGCTTATGTATTTGACCTGGCTAATGATCTCGCCCACTCAGAGGGCATCTCAGAGAAGGGGTATCGGGTGACGGTCAACTCCGGCAAGGAGGGCGGCCAGGTCGTCCAGCACCTTCATTTCCATCTTCTGGGCGGGCGGCAGCTTTCGGGGGAACTCGGATAG
- a CDS encoding fumarate hydratase gives MREIQASTITAAVARLAEEANYEISPDVLVALTRAHDVEKSSLGREMLEMIIENVHQAMSHRKPLCQDCGVAVVFIDVGQEVHITGGDLETAVADGVGKGYIEGYLRKSMVAGPVTDRVNTGDNTPPVIHYRVVPGDKVNISLMAKGSGAENMSRLYMLKPAEGRGGVIEAAVRAVEEAGGKPCPPLIIGIGIGGTAEAAMLLAKRSLLRKVGKPSPDADAAALEREILGKVNRLGIGPLGLGGSVTALAVHIESMPCHIASLPVAVNLQCHSARHKEAVL, from the coding sequence ATGCGTGAAATCCAAGCCTCCACCATCACCGCCGCCGTGGCCCGCCTTGCCGAGGAAGCCAATTATGAAATATCCCCCGACGTTTTAGTGGCTCTAACCCGGGCGCATGATGTTGAAAAATCCTCGCTCGGCCGTGAAATGCTGGAAATGATCATTGAGAACGTCCACCAGGCGATGTCGCACCGCAAACCGCTCTGCCAGGACTGCGGCGTGGCCGTGGTCTTCATCGATGTCGGGCAGGAGGTTCACATCACCGGCGGCGATCTCGAAACTGCCGTCGCCGATGGCGTCGGCAAAGGCTACATCGAAGGATACCTTAGAAAGTCGATGGTCGCAGGACCGGTCACCGATCGCGTCAACACCGGCGACAACACCCCGCCGGTCATTCATTACCGCGTCGTTCCGGGCGATAAAGTTAACATCAGCCTGATGGCCAAGGGTTCAGGCGCGGAGAACATGAGCCGCCTCTATATGCTAAAGCCGGCCGAAGGCCGCGGCGGTGTCATCGAGGCCGCCGTCCGCGCCGTTGAGGAAGCCGGCGGCAAACCCTGCCCGCCCCTCATTATCGGCATCGGCATCGGCGGCACCGCCGAAGCCGCTATGCTTTTAGCCAAGCGCTCGCTTCTCCGCAAGGTCGGAAAGCCCAGCCCTGACGCCGACGCCGCCGCTCTGGAGCGGGAAATCCTGGGGAAGGTGAACAGGTTGGGCATCGGGCCGCTGGGTCTCGGCGGCAGCGTCACCGCCCTGGCCGTTCATATCGAGAGCATGCCCTGCCACATCGCCAGCCTGCCGGTGGCGGTCAACCTCCAGTGTCACAGCGCCCGCCACAAGGAGGCGGTGCTGTGA
- a CDS encoding NAD(+)/NADH kinase encodes MIFNRIGIIYHPLNKAAFDLGQQISDYLQGSGADCWLGSAWESDQLIQRMDGTDLVITTGGDGTILRAAQAVLPRDIPIASVNLGKLGFMTEIPADEAMVQLQRIFGGEGWYDCRSVLEVSLTSGKGPEKQFLAVNDVVAARGGIARIISVECRVGDAHFATFKGDGALVATATGSTGYNFAAGGPVLHPDSSDMLLTPILPHLGRSYSLVVTGDKTIGMKVSTNHQATLCIDGHINVELKTGDVIQVRTSGRRLRFIRLRPENSFYAELDHKLKGNRLT; translated from the coding sequence ATGATTTTCAACCGCATCGGCATTATTTATCATCCGCTCAATAAAGCGGCTTTCGACCTGGGCCAACAGATTTCCGATTACCTCCAGGGTTCCGGCGCCGACTGCTGGCTGGGCTCCGCCTGGGAGAGCGACCAGTTGATACAGCGGATGGACGGCACCGACCTGGTCATCACCACCGGAGGCGACGGCACCATCCTCCGCGCCGCCCAGGCGGTGCTGCCGCGGGATATACCTATCGCATCGGTCAACCTGGGCAAGCTGGGTTTCATGACCGAGATACCGGCCGATGAAGCCATGGTCCAGCTGCAGCGTATTTTCGGGGGCGAGGGCTGGTATGACTGCCGTTCGGTCCTCGAGGTCAGCCTGACCTCCGGCAAAGGGCCGGAGAAGCAATTCCTGGCGGTCAACGACGTGGTGGCGGCGCGGGGCGGCATCGCCAGAATCATTTCCGTGGAGTGCCGGGTCGGGGACGCCCATTTTGCCACTTTCAAGGGCGACGGCGCGCTGGTGGCGACGGCCACCGGTTCTACCGGTTACAACTTCGCCGCCGGCGGCCCGGTGCTGCACCCCGATTCTTCCGATATGCTGCTGACGCCGATATTGCCCCACCTGGGGCGGAGCTACAGCCTGGTGGTTACCGGGGACAAGACAATCGGGATGAAAGTGTCCACCAATCACCAGGCGACGTTGTGCATCGACGGGCATATCAACGTCGAGCTCAAGACCGGAGATGTCATCCAGGTGCGTACCAGCGGCCGCCGCCTGCGGTTTATCAGGCTGCGGCCGGAAAACTCCTTCTACGCCGAACTGGACCACAAATTGAAAGGCAACAGACTGACATGA
- a CDS encoding NUDIX hydrolase has translation MPEKIISSRTAFSGHFRVRQDTIRTGARISTRDIVEYPSAVAMIAVDNNDKIILERQYRHAAGRDLLEIPAGGIDPGETPEAAACREMQEETGYRPRRVEKLTNFYSAPGYSTELLHLFLVKDLVEDRLTAEDSEEITLVTVSQEEALKLIAGGQIIDGKSIAGLLFYFNLR, from the coding sequence ATGCCTGAAAAAATAATCTCCAGCCGCACGGCTTTCAGCGGGCATTTCCGGGTGCGCCAGGACACCATCCGAACGGGCGCCAGGATAAGTACGCGCGACATCGTCGAATACCCCTCAGCGGTGGCGATGATAGCCGTGGATAACAACGACAAGATTATTCTGGAGCGGCAATACCGCCATGCCGCCGGCCGCGACCTGCTGGAGATACCGGCCGGCGGCATCGACCCCGGCGAGACGCCGGAAGCGGCGGCCTGCCGCGAGATGCAGGAAGAGACAGGCTACCGGCCGCGGCGCGTTGAAAAACTCACCAACTTTTATTCGGCGCCGGGTTATTCCACCGAGCTTTTGCACCTGTTCCTGGTTAAAGACCTGGTAGAGGACCGGTTGACCGCCGAGGACAGCGAGGAGATTACCCTGGTGACGGTGTCACAGGAAGAAGCGCTCAAGCTTATCGCCGGGGGACAAATCATAGACGGCAAGAGCATCGCCGGGCTGCTGTTCTATTTCAACCTGAGATAG